Proteins found in one Oscarella lobularis chromosome 16, ooOscLobu1.1, whole genome shotgun sequence genomic segment:
- the LOC136196888 gene encoding phospholipid-transporting ATPase ABCA1-like produces MTARDLGVKTEIDGVRKVFGLCPQHNVLFEKWVEDLGLTDKKKAKVSELSGGMKRKLSVAMAYIGGSKVLVLDEPTAGVDPYARRGIWDLVVKHREGRTVVLSTHYMDEADVLGDGKLCCVCSPLFLKRHFSDGYTLALTKRRHGSDTSLASAAAPAAAAESHPVKPASTTSVSVENLTDSRDAVEEKAKKCDVTRIIHSHVPEAKLVEDVGAEVSYVLPKLASQGGRLPALLKELDQRMDEVDIASYGISASPLEEVFLKVTNETEEEIQPDPTTGHSLFSRLNLGDGDTGLCTVTRSSLYAKQFKALTVRHFQHMKRYVKGFVARFFLPAVFVTVALILKMFANVSKIKPMELSAALYPDTTHFPVRNFEPNSTKTTRYADVVAQPCGIVAHYLAEKMNYDRCKAYKGDGWTVLLGAESNATCHCNAGGNFVCPSDVGSPKPPELKTIGEQVIQDLTSKPRMSRYLIDTTSQYILESFGHVNPHLPRVNAGPYQDVMNGLAVRKAAKAWFNNKGYHSSPISLNALNNALLRGNLDIDDDKDIWEYGKR; encoded by the exons ATGACAGCACGTGACCTGGGCGTGAAAACGGagatcgacggcgttcgaAAGGTTTTCGGACTTTGCCCGCAGCACAATGTTTTATTCGAGAA GTGGGTTGAAGATTTGGGTTTAACGGATaaaaagaaggcgaaagTCTCCGAACTCTCCGGCGGAATGAAACGCAAGCTATCCGTCGCCATGGCCTACATCGGCGGCTCAAAAGTCCTCGTACTTGACGAACCGACGGCGGGAGTCGATCCCTACGCGAGAAGAGGAATTTGGGACCTCGTAGTAAAGCACAGAGAAG GTCGTACCGTTGTTCTTTCGACTCACTATATGGACGAAGCGGACGTTCTTGGCGACGGCAAACTCTGCTGCGTCTGCTCGCCGCTTTTTCTCAAGCGACATTTCAGCGACGGATACACGCTAGCGctgacgaaacgtcgccacGGTTCGGACACGTCGCtggcttccgccgccgcccccgccgccgccgccgagtcGCATCCCGTCAAACcggcatcgacgacgtcggtttCTGTGGAGAATTTAACCGACAGCAGGGACGCGGTCgaggagaaggcgaaaaagtGCGACGTCACGCGGATTATTCATTCGCACGTTCCTGAGGCGAAATTGGTGGAGGACGTCGGCGCCGAAGTGTCGTACGTTCTTCCGAAGCTGGCGTCGCAAGGCGGACGACTGCCGGCGCTTTTGAAAGAGCTCGATCAACGCATGGACGAAGTGGACATTGCGAGCTACGGAATATCGGCATCGCCACTGGAAGAA GTTTTTCTCAAGGTCACCAATgagacggaggaggagataCAGCCTGATCCGACGACTGGACACTCGCTCTTCAGTC GTCTCAatctcggcgacggcgacaccgGCTTGTGCACGGTGACCAGATCTAGTCTCTACGCCAAGCAATTCAAAGCGCTCACCGTTCGCCACTTTCAGCACATGAAACGCTACGTCAAAGGCTTCGTCGCTCGATTCTTCCTCcccgccgtcttcgttaCCGTCGCTCTCATTCTCAAAATGTTCGCCAACGTGTCGAAAATCAAACCGATGGAACTGAGCGCCGCTCTCTACCCGGACACGACGCATTTCCCTGTTCGAAATTTTGAAcccaattcgacgaaaaccACGCGCTACGCGGACGTCGTAGCGCAGCCGTGCGGCATCGTGGCTCACTATCtggccgagaaaatgaaCTACGATCGCTGCAAGGCGTACAAAGGCGACGGATGGACGGTTTTGTTGGGAGCCGAATCGAATGCGACGTGCCATTGTAACGCTGGCGGAAATTTTGTGTGTCCAAGCGACGTCGGAAGTCCTAAGCCACCCGAATTGAAGACGATCGGTGAGCAAGTGATACAGGATTTGACATCGAAGCCTCGAATGTCTCGCTATTTGATCGACACGACAAGTCAGTACATACTCGAAAG TTTTGGTCACGTCAATCCGCATCTTCCCCGAGTGAATGCCGGTCCGTATCAGGATGTCATGAACGGGCTCGCCGTTCGCAAGGCGGCAAAGGCGTGGTTCAACAACAAGGGCTATCACTCATCGCCGATATCTCTCAACGCGCTCAACAACGCGCTCCTGCGCGGAAATTTGGACATAGACGATGACAAGGACATATGGGAATACGGTAAGCGGTAA